In Streptococcus dysgalactiae subsp. dysgalactiae, the following are encoded in one genomic region:
- a CDS encoding YceD family protein: MLILSEIRKHPDGLRFDQVCDVKEKLLERDPQILDIKDVRVVGDVHYDAGLYLLHYQLSYEVTLPSSRSMTPVSLKEVQDVQELFIEATDVAGKQDMVDDQLVLVLEEDNIDLDESVVDNILLAIPLQVLTEEEKQSQELPTGQDWTVLTEDQYQSLKEEKQKENNPFASLQGLFDK; the protein is encoded by the coding sequence ATGTTAATTCTTTCTGAAATCAGAAAACATCCAGACGGTCTTCGTTTTGACCAAGTGTGCGATGTTAAAGAAAAATTATTGGAACGCGACCCACAAATTCTGGATATTAAAGACGTTAGAGTTGTGGGAGATGTGCACTATGATGCTGGTTTGTACTTGTTACATTATCAGCTAAGCTATGAGGTAACCTTGCCTTCAAGTCGATCGATGACTCCTGTCAGTTTAAAAGAAGTTCAAGACGTTCAGGAATTATTTATTGAAGCCACAGATGTAGCAGGTAAACAAGATATGGTTGATGATCAGTTAGTTTTGGTTTTAGAGGAAGACAACATCGACCTTGACGAAAGTGTTGTGGACAATATCTTGCTCGCGATTCCTTTACAGGTATTGACTGAGGAAGAAAAACAATCTCAAGAGTTACCAACAGGTCAGGATTGGACCGTGCTGACTGAAGATCAATATCAATCTCTAAAAGAGGAAAAACAAAAAGAAAATAATCCTTTTGCAAGCCTCCAAGGGTTGTTTGATAAATAA
- a CDS encoding DnaD domain protein, with the protein MMKPIDTFTYLKRNKVSCDATSLIQLYFPIIGSDAAAVYQYFLHFFDDGARAHKFSDVLNHLQFGMKRFEDAMGMLTAMDLVVLYQLPDAYLVKLQQPLGHEAFLKEPVYSRLLEQKIGESAVSELQLAIPTQARNISKRFSDVFGTDGLSPKTSQSARKTFDLDSFQQLMTRDGLQFEDNQKDVISLYSISEQYEMNWFDTYQLAKATAVNGKIQPKRLLAKKQQAAKEPSNDTFSQAEQVILREAKQDSSLIFLEKIKKARRATVTKDEKNLLQTLAKMSFLDDVINVMVLYTFNKTKSANLQKSYLMKIANDFSYQQVSTAEEAMLVLRAFTDRQGSRQEKTKTNQQTNVPKWSNPNYQETTSQEEQAKLDEFKQAALKRLENLRKGGD; encoded by the coding sequence ATGATGAAACCCATTGATACCTTTACCTATCTTAAACGCAACAAAGTTTCCTGTGATGCGACAAGCCTAATTCAGTTGTATTTCCCTATTATTGGAAGTGACGCGGCTGCGGTTTACCAATATTTTCTTCATTTTTTTGATGATGGGGCTAGAGCCCACAAATTTAGCGATGTTTTAAACCATTTACAGTTTGGTATGAAGCGTTTCGAAGATGCCATGGGTATGCTGACGGCAATGGACTTGGTGGTTTTATATCAGCTTCCGGACGCCTATTTGGTCAAATTACAGCAGCCCTTAGGGCATGAAGCATTTTTAAAAGAACCTGTCTACTCTCGCTTACTCGAACAAAAAATTGGAGAATCAGCAGTGTCTGAATTACAACTAGCTATTCCTACCCAGGCTAGAAATATTTCTAAACGGTTTTCGGATGTTTTTGGCACCGATGGCCTATCTCCTAAAACCTCTCAAAGTGCTCGAAAAACGTTTGATCTAGATAGTTTCCAACAATTGATGACTAGGGATGGGCTCCAATTTGAAGATAATCAAAAAGATGTGATTAGCCTTTATAGCATTTCAGAACAATACGAAATGAATTGGTTTGATACCTACCAACTGGCTAAGGCGACGGCTGTTAATGGGAAAATTCAACCTAAGCGTTTGCTAGCCAAGAAACAACAGGCTGCTAAAGAGCCAAGTAATGACACTTTTTCTCAAGCAGAGCAGGTTATTCTACGGGAGGCCAAGCAAGACAGTTCGCTTATTTTCTTGGAGAAGATTAAAAAAGCGAGACGAGCAACGGTTACTAAAGATGAAAAAAACTTGTTGCAGACTTTGGCTAAAATGTCTTTTCTTGATGATGTGATTAATGTCATGGTCCTCTATACCTTTAATAAGACCAAGTCAGCTAATTTACAGAAAAGCTATCTGATGAAGATTGCCAATGATTTTTCGTATCAGCAGGTATCAACAGCTGAAGAGGCTATGTTAGTCTTACGAGCATTTACAGATCGTCAAGGCAGTCGGCAGGAAAAAACAAAAACAAATCAACAAACAAATGTTCCTAAGTGGAGCAATCCTAATTATCAGGAAACGACAAGCCAAGAAGAACAAGCTAAACTAGATGAATTCAAGCAGGCAGCTTTGAAGCGACTAGAAAACCTTAGAAAGGGTGGTGACTAG
- a CDS encoding HAMP domain-containing sensor histidine kinase codes for MVKQKQKKYKKSLPKRLSNIFFVLFFCIFSIFTLIAYSSTNYFLLKKERQSVFQAVNIVRVRLSEVDSNFTLENLAEVLYKNDKTHLRIDDRNGSRVIRSERDITNTLDANQDIYVYNVDKQMIFTTDNEEASPGLRGPIGKVFHNHIEDQYRGFSMTQKVYSNRTGKFVGYVQVFHDLGNYYVIRARLLFWLLVVELFGTSLAYLIILIATQRFLKPLHNLHEVMRNISENPNNLNLRSDISSGDEIEELSVIFDNMLDKVETHTKLQSRFISDVSHELRTPVAIIKGHIGLLQRWGKDDSDILEESLTATAHEADRMAIMINDMLDMIRVQGSFEGHQNDTTVLENSIETVIGNFRVLREDFEFTWHSENKETVARIYKNHFEQALMILIDNAVKYSRQDKKISIDLKVNDKQEAIVRVQDKGEGISKEDIKHIFERFYRTDKSRNRTSTQAGLGIGLSILKQIVDGYHLQMEVESKLNQGSVFILHIPLAVSKDSQ; via the coding sequence ATGGTAAAGCAGAAACAGAAGAAATATAAAAAATCGTTACCAAAACGTTTATCGAATATCTTTTTTGTTCTCTTTTTCTGCATTTTCTCTATTTTTACACTGATTGCCTACAGTTCAACTAATTATTTCTTGTTGAAAAAGGAAAGGCAATCGGTTTTTCAAGCCGTAAATATTGTTAGAGTTCGTCTTTCTGAGGTGGACTCTAATTTTACATTAGAGAACTTAGCAGAAGTTTTGTATAAAAATGATAAGACACACCTTAGAATTGATGACCGAAATGGGAGTCGCGTGATTCGAAGTGAGCGGGATATTACCAATACTCTTGATGCCAATCAGGACATTTACGTCTATAATGTGGACAAGCAGATGATTTTTACCACAGACAATGAGGAAGCTTCTCCTGGTTTGAGAGGTCCTATCGGTAAAGTTTTTCATAATCACATTGAAGATCAGTACCGTGGCTTTTCCATGACACAAAAGGTTTATTCCAATCGAACAGGAAAATTTGTAGGGTATGTTCAAGTTTTTCATGATTTGGGAAATTACTACGTGATTAGGGCCCGCTTACTCTTTTGGTTGCTTGTGGTGGAACTATTTGGCACTAGTCTGGCTTATTTGATTATTTTAATTGCCACTCAACGTTTTTTGAAACCTTTGCATAATTTGCATGAAGTGATGCGCAATATTTCCGAAAATCCTAACAATTTAAACTTACGTTCTGACATTTCGTCAGGGGATGAAATTGAAGAACTATCGGTTATTTTTGATAACATGCTGGATAAGGTCGAAACGCATACCAAGCTGCAATCTCGCTTTATTAGTGATGTTAGTCATGAGTTACGGACGCCGGTTGCTATTATTAAGGGGCACATTGGTCTCTTGCAACGCTGGGGCAAAGATGACAGTGATATTCTCGAAGAAAGTTTGACGGCTACTGCGCACGAGGCGGATCGGATGGCAATTATGATTAACGATATGCTGGATATGATTCGGGTGCAGGGGTCCTTTGAAGGGCATCAAAATGACACCACGGTTTTAGAAAATTCTATTGAGACAGTCATTGGAAACTTCCGTGTGTTGAGGGAAGATTTTGAATTTACATGGCACTCAGAAAATAAAGAAACTGTGGCGCGTATTTATAAAAATCATTTTGAACAGGCCTTGATGATTCTGATTGACAATGCGGTTAAATATTCTCGTCAAGATAAGAAAATCTCGATTGATCTTAAGGTGAACGATAAGCAAGAAGCTATTGTTAGAGTCCAAGATAAGGGAGAAGGGATTTCTAAAGAAGATATTAAACACATTTTTGAACGCTTTTATCGGACGGATAAATCTCGTAATCGAACCAGTACTCAGGCTGGTTTAGGGATAGGCTTGTCTATCCTTAAACAGATTGTGGATGGTTACCATTTACAGATGGAAGTTGAAAGTAAATTGAATCAGGGATCCGTCTTTATTTTACACATTCCACTAGCGGTTTCGAAAGATAGCCAGTGA
- the htpX gene encoding zinc metalloprotease HtpX, which produces MLYQQISQNKQRTVLLLVVFFLLLALIGASAGYLLVDNYVIGVTLALIIGVIYAVSMIFQSTTLVMSMNSAREISESEAPDFYHIVEDMAMVAQIPMPRVFIIEDPSLNAFATGSSPKNAAVAATTGLLQVMNREELEGVIGHEVSHIRNYDIRISTIAVALASAVTLISSIGGRALWYGGGSRKRSNNNDEGLGIILLLLSLLSLVLAPLVASLVQLAISRQREYLADASSVELTRNPQGMIRALEKLKQSQPVKYPVDDASAALYINEPRKKGSFSSLFSTHPPIEERIERLQHM; this is translated from the coding sequence ATGCTTTACCAACAGATTTCACAAAATAAACAACGTACCGTTTTGTTGTTAGTTGTCTTCTTCCTTCTGCTAGCTCTTATTGGAGCTTCCGCAGGTTATCTCCTAGTGGACAATTATGTGATAGGCGTGACTCTGGCCCTTATTATAGGTGTGATTTATGCGGTTAGCATGATTTTTCAGTCTACAACTCTTGTGATGAGCATGAATTCTGCTAGAGAAATTAGCGAGTCAGAAGCTCCAGATTTTTATCATATCGTAGAAGACATGGCCATGGTAGCACAGATTCCTATGCCAAGAGTCTTTATTATTGAAGACCCTTCTTTAAATGCTTTTGCCACAGGGTCTAGTCCTAAAAATGCAGCCGTAGCAGCAACCACAGGCTTACTTCAAGTGATGAACCGTGAAGAACTTGAAGGGGTTATTGGACACGAAGTTAGTCATATCCGTAATTATGATATTCGTATTTCAACGATTGCTGTTGCATTAGCCAGTGCGGTAACGCTCATTTCAAGTATTGGGGGACGGGCACTTTGGTATGGGGGTGGTTCTCGTAAACGTAGTAATAATAACGATGAAGGCTTAGGTATCATTTTGTTGCTCCTGTCGTTGTTGTCTCTCGTTTTAGCACCGTTAGTAGCGAGTTTGGTTCAGTTAGCGATTTCTCGTCAAAGAGAATATTTGGCAGATGCGAGTTCAGTTGAACTGACTAGAAATCCCCAAGGGATGATAAGGGCTCTTGAAAAATTGAAACAATCTCAGCCGGTAAAATACCCTGTTGATGATGCTAGCGCGGCCTTGTATATTAACGAGCCCCGCAAAAAAGGTAGTTTCAGTTCATTATTTAGTACTCATCCTCCCATTGAAGAGAGGATTGAGCGATTACAACACATGTGA
- the dnaI gene encoding primosomal protein DnaI, whose translation MEKIGDTMAKLGQNSRVNSDQLIQTILADPEVADFISRHRLSQEQINLSLSKFNQFLVERQKYQLKDDSYIAKGYQPILAMNEGYADVSYLETKELVEAQKQAAISERIQLVSLPKSYRYIHLSDIDVNNASRMEAFSAILDFVEQYPSVEQKGLYLYGDMGIGKSYLLAAMAHELSEKKGVSTTLLHFPSFAIDVKNAISNGSVKEEIDAVKNVSVLILDDIGAEQATSWVRDEVLQVILQYRMLEDLPTFFTSNYSFADLERKWATIKGNDETWQAKRVMERVRYLAREFHLEGVNRR comes from the coding sequence ATGGAAAAGATTGGAGATACCATGGCAAAATTGGGTCAAAACAGTCGTGTTAATAGCGACCAATTGATTCAGACCATTTTGGCAGATCCTGAAGTGGCTGATTTTATCAGCCGACACCGTCTGTCACAAGAACAAATTAATCTGAGTTTGTCTAAATTTAATCAATTTTTGGTAGAACGTCAGAAATATCAGCTCAAGGATGATTCTTATATTGCTAAGGGATACCAACCTATTCTAGCCATGAATGAAGGTTATGCTGATGTCTCTTATTTGGAAACTAAAGAATTGGTAGAGGCTCAAAAACAGGCCGCTATCTCAGAACGGATTCAACTGGTCAGTTTGCCAAAGTCCTATCGCTATATTCATTTGTCGGATATTGACGTTAATAACGCCAGTCGTATGGAAGCCTTCTCGGCTATTTTGGATTTTGTGGAACAATACCCATCAGTAGAGCAAAAAGGATTGTACCTATATGGGGACATGGGGATTGGCAAGTCTTACTTGTTGGCTGCTATGGCTCATGAATTGTCTGAGAAAAAAGGTGTCTCAACCACTCTTTTGCATTTTCCAAGCTTTGCTATTGATGTAAAAAATGCCATTTCAAATGGCTCTGTTAAAGAAGAAATTGATGCGGTAAAGAATGTGTCGGTGCTCATTTTAGATGATATTGGTGCAGAGCAAGCCACTTCTTGGGTCCGTGATGAGGTGTTGCAGGTGATTTTGCAGTACCGCATGTTAGAAGATTTACCGACTTTCTTTACGTCCAATTATAGCTTTGCAGATTTGGAGCGTAAATGGGCGACTATTAAAGGAAACGACGAGACTTGGCAAGCTAAACGGGTGATGGAGCGTGTCCGCTATTTAGCTAGGGAGTTTCATTTAGAAGGAGTTAATCGCCGTTAA
- the der gene encoding ribosome biogenesis GTPase Der, producing MVLPTVAIVGRPNVGKSTLFNRIAGERISIVENVEGVTRDRIYATGEWLNRQFSLIDTGGIDDVDAPFMEQIKNQAQIAMEEADVIVFVVSGKEGVTDADEYVSKILYRTNTPVILAVNKVDNPEMRNDIYDFYSLGLGDPYPVSSVHGIGTGDILDAIVENLPVEEVEENDDIIRFSLIGRPNVGKSSLINAILGEDRVIASPVAGTTRDAIDTHFTDADGQEFTMIDTAGMRKSGKIYENTEKYSVMRAMRAIDRSDVVLMVINAEEGIREYDKRIAGFAHEAGKGMIIVVNKWDTIDKDNHTVAQWEADIRDQFQFLAYAPIIFVSALTKQRLNKLPELIKRISDSQIKRIPSAVLNDVIMDAIAINPTPTDKGKRLKIFYATQVAVKPPTFVIFVNEEELMHFSYLRFLENQIRAAFSFEGTPIHLIARKRK from the coding sequence ATGGTTTTACCTACCGTTGCCATTGTGGGCCGTCCAAATGTGGGCAAGTCCACCTTATTTAACCGAATTGCTGGAGAGCGTATTTCAATTGTGGAAAATGTCGAAGGCGTTACTCGAGATCGTATTTATGCTACTGGAGAATGGCTTAATCGCCAGTTCTCATTGATTGATACAGGTGGTATTGATGACGTTGATGCCCCGTTTATGGAACAAATCAAGAACCAGGCTCAAATTGCTATGGAGGAAGCGGACGTTATTGTCTTTGTCGTTTCTGGTAAAGAAGGGGTGACCGACGCTGACGAATATGTGTCTAAAATTCTGTATCGAACCAATACCCCAGTCATTTTAGCAGTTAATAAGGTTGATAATCCTGAAATGCGCAATGATATTTATGATTTTTATTCACTTGGTTTGGGTGATCCTTATCCAGTTTCTTCTGTTCACGGGATTGGAACAGGGGATATCTTGGATGCCATCGTTGAAAACTTACCAGTAGAAGAAGTCGAAGAAAATGATGATATTATCCGCTTCAGTTTAATCGGTCGTCCTAATGTTGGGAAATCTAGCTTGATTAACGCTATTTTAGGTGAAGATCGCGTTATTGCTAGCCCTGTCGCAGGGACAACACGTGATGCCATTGACACGCATTTCACTGATGCTGACGGTCAAGAATTCACCATGATTGATACAGCTGGAATGCGTAAATCTGGCAAGATTTATGAAAATACAGAGAAATATTCTGTCATGCGGGCGATGCGTGCCATTGATCGCTCTGATGTGGTCTTGATGGTTATCAATGCTGAAGAGGGAATCCGTGAATACGATAAGCGAATTGCTGGTTTTGCACACGAAGCTGGTAAAGGAATGATCATTGTCGTTAACAAATGGGATACCATTGACAAAGATAACCACACGGTTGCTCAATGGGAAGCGGATATTCGTGACCAATTCCAATTCTTGGCTTATGCTCCAATCATTTTTGTGTCAGCTTTAACAAAGCAGCGCCTCAACAAATTGCCTGAATTGATTAAGCGTATTAGTGACAGTCAGATTAAACGTATCCCATCTGCTGTCCTTAATGACGTTATTATGGACGCTATTGCTATTAACCCAACCCCAACTGATAAAGGGAAACGCTTGAAGATTTTCTATGCGACACAAGTTGCGGTCAAGCCGCCAACATTTGTGATTTTTGTTAATGAGGAAGAATTGATGCACTTCTCTTACTTACGTTTCTTGGAAAATCAAATTCGTGCAGCCTTTTCCTTTGAAGGAACACCGATTCATCTGATTGCACGCAAACGGAAATAA
- a CDS encoding LemA family protein, with protein MPTVLIILVVLGLLALWLVISYNSLVKSRMHTKEAWSQIDVQLKRRNDLIPNLIETVKGYANYEQKTFEKITDLRARVANALTPQETMAASNELSKQVTHLFAVAENYPDLKANENFLKLQEELTNTENKISYSRQLYNSTTSNYNLKLESFPSNIAGKLFGFKPSEFLQTPEAEKEVPKVDFTF; from the coding sequence ATGCCAACAGTTTTGATTATCTTAGTCGTTTTAGGGTTGCTTGCTCTATGGTTGGTGATAAGTTACAATAGCCTAGTCAAATCTCGAATGCATACCAAAGAAGCTTGGAGTCAAATTGATGTGCAGTTGAAACGTCGTAATGACTTGATTCCAAATCTTATTGAGACTGTTAAAGGTTATGCTAATTACGAGCAAAAAACATTTGAAAAAATCACTGATTTGCGTGCGCGTGTTGCTAATGCCTTAACCCCTCAAGAAACCATGGCAGCTTCTAATGAATTGAGTAAACAGGTGACCCATTTATTTGCGGTCGCTGAGAATTACCCAGACTTAAAAGCCAATGAAAACTTTTTGAAATTGCAAGAAGAGTTGACTAATACGGAAAATAAAATCTCATATTCTCGTCAACTATACAATTCAACAACTTCTAATTATAACTTGAAATTAGAATCTTTCCCAAGCAACATCGCAGGTAAACTATTCGGCTTTAAACCAAGTGAATTCTTGCAAACACCTGAAGCTGAAAAAGAGGTGCCTAAAGTAGACTTTACCTTTTAA
- the nrdR gene encoding transcriptional regulator NrdR, producing the protein MRCPKCNYNKSSVVDSRQAEDGNTIRRRRECEKCHTRFTTFERVEELPLLVIKKDGTREQFSRDKILNGVVQSAQKRPVSSTDIENLISRIERTVRTTYENEVSSTIIGNLVMDELAELDEITYVRFASVYKSFKDVDEIEELLQQITTRVRGKKKSSLNDETH; encoded by the coding sequence GTGCGTTGTCCAAAATGTAATTATAATAAATCAAGTGTTGTTGATAGTAGGCAAGCTGAAGATGGCAATACCATCCGCCGTCGACGAGAATGTGAAAAATGCCATACTCGTTTTACAACATTTGAACGTGTGGAAGAACTCCCTTTATTAGTCATAAAAAAGGATGGCACAAGAGAGCAATTTTCACGAGATAAGATTTTGAATGGCGTTGTTCAAAGCGCCCAGAAACGCCCAGTCTCAAGTACGGATATTGAGAACTTAATCTCGCGTATCGAGCGAACTGTTCGTACAACTTATGAAAATGAAGTGTCAAGTACTATTATCGGTAATTTAGTGATGGATGAATTGGCAGAACTTGATGAAATCACCTACGTTCGTTTTGCCAGTGTCTATAAGAGTTTTAAAGATGTTGATGAAATTGAAGAATTGTTGCAACAAATTACCACTCGTGTGCGAGGAAAAAAGAAAAGTAGTTTAAATGATGAAACCCATTGA
- the covR gene encoding two-component system response regulator CovR/CsrR → MTKKILIIEDEKNLARFVSLELQHEGYEVTVEVNGREGLETALEKDFDLILLDLMLPEMDGFEVTRRLQTEKTTYIMMMTARDSIMDVVAGLDRGADDYIVKPFAIEELLARIRAIFRRQDIESEKKTPSQGIYRDLVLNPQNRSVNRGDDEISLTKREYDLLSILMTNMNRVMTREELLSNVWKYDEAVETNVVDVYIRYLRGKIDIPGKESYIQTVRGMGYVIREK, encoded by the coding sequence ATGACAAAGAAAATTTTAATTATTGAAGATGAAAAGAACCTTGCACGGTTCGTTTCACTCGAATTGCAACATGAAGGTTACGAAGTAACTGTTGAAGTAAATGGTCGCGAAGGTTTAGAAACTGCCTTAGAAAAGGATTTTGACTTAATCCTCCTTGACCTAATGCTTCCTGAAATGGATGGTTTTGAAGTGACTCGTCGCTTACAAACTGAAAAAACAACTTACATTATGATGATGACTGCGCGTGATTCGATTATGGATGTGGTTGCGGGGTTAGACCGTGGAGCGGATGATTACATTGTGAAGCCATTTGCAATTGAAGAGTTATTGGCTCGTATCCGTGCCATTTTCCGTCGCCAAGATATCGAATCTGAGAAGAAAACCCCTAGTCAAGGGATTTACCGTGATTTGGTCTTGAACCCACAAAACCGTTCAGTTAACAGAGGAGATGATGAAATCTCTTTGACGAAACGTGAATATGATTTGCTTAGCATTTTGATGACTAATATGAATCGTGTCATGACACGTGAAGAGTTATTGTCAAATGTTTGGAAATACGATGAAGCTGTTGAAACAAATGTAGTGGATGTTTATATTCGGTACCTTCGCGGCAAAATCGATATTCCAGGTAAGGAGTCTTATATCCAAACCGTTCGCGGTATGGGCTATGTTATTCGTGAGAAATAA